A region of the Scatophagus argus isolate fScaArg1 chromosome 19, fScaArg1.pri, whole genome shotgun sequence genome:
TGTGTAAGTTGAGAATAgtattgtcttgtctattttGCTATAAAACTTAAGACTGAAGACACACGCAGGCCTGACTTGCCAGTGTGGTGTGAAGATCTCGGGTGAAACAGCATCCTTCCATTCCTTCATTGGACAGATCGCATCAAACTGATAATTGTCGTCGTGCAGACTTTAAAGAGTAATTTCCCACAAAAGGAatctaattatttttctttcttttacattaTCCGTCTATTTAGCCTTATTCACACCACTGTGATAACGAACGACGCCCTTCGGGAAGGTCGCATTTTGGCACTTGGGGTTTTCTTTGAACTTTTTTCGCCTCAGCTGTGAACCCATAAACCTCCGGAGATCTGCTTCTATATAAAAACGCTTTGGCCGAACCACCTTCACACAATCTGCCTGTCATTCACCCTTAATGTCATGCTCGCTGCATGAACCTCTGGAAGTCTCGGAATATATCTAGCATGGACCTGGAGGTTGTTTCAGCCAAAATACTGTCTGAGTGGAGCAGTTTGGGAGACGATCAGGACTCGCTTCAGTCCACCTCACCGGAGTCCTCGATTGACTCCATGTGCTCTTCGCCGGAGATGTGCTGCTCCAGCGGCCATCAGGAGGTCAATGAGTTCCCTTTCGGCTTCGCGGAACGCAGATCAACTCCAACGGCGCAGAGGCTGAGCAAGCCCAAGATGTCCACCAAAAGACGCATGAAGGCCAGCGAGAGGGAGAAGATGCGGATGAGGAGTCTTGCAGAGGCTTTGCACCAGCTTCGTGACTACCTGCCGCCGGACTACAGCAAAAGAGGACAACCTCTAACCAAGATACAAACCCTCAAATACACAATTGAATACATCAATAAGCTTTCAGATATCCTGAGCCGCGCGTAACGGACGCCTTAACGGACACGAATGAACCCAATTTACGCACAGGTTCACACTCAGCTGGATGttttatgaaattattttttcttatgTGCAGTGCAGCATCTTTAAGATAACTTAATCATTCGACTGcatttcatatttcactttctctttgtttggcCCTTGGTGTAAATATTGTTTAGCGGGTATTTggcaattattatttttttgtatatgATGCTGCTTTTACTGTTTGTTGATGTGTATATGTTTCACTGATGATATGTTGATGGGTACGAAATACAGCTTTACTGATGAAGAAACTCTACTGAAACTGTTTACAGAGAATTTAGAAAAGCAATACAAAACATACTGTCATGCTGTGATTGATatgatttcagtctttttgtttattgGTACATTTTAAAACTAGCTGCATGATATTTTCTGTTATGAGTCTGAAAGCTGTTTAATAAttagtcattttgttttttattcaggATGAGTTAAACAGTCTATTTACTTCTTTGCATTTCATCCGTTTATAAAACAACGGGCTTGTTTATCATGTTTACACAAATCCAGTGTGTCAGATTCCAGTTTACCTTCTCAAACATGTTTTCTACTTAAACGTGTACAAATAAATTAGCGTTATGTGTTGAACTTGTGGCCCATTTAATTAATGAACTGTCTTCTGGACGAGCAGGAGAAATTGAACGCAAGTCAGGCAGTTCCTCCAATCAGAACGCCAAAATATCGAACGCAGACGGAATGGGAACAACAATTAACCAATCAGACAGCAGCATTCTTCCCTGTGGGCGTAACTTTTCCATAATGTGTTCCTCACAAAGAAATCCCAACCTGGGATGTAGTCTAGTCTGTCGAAGCCGCCATTTCAAAGCGCGAAGAAGCTGCAGAAACCGTTGgaaattttgtacattttttatttttctaagatatttttttatttttcttagcAAATAGGAAAATTACATTACTTTTTGAATCTACCTCGCCTGCATCACTAACAGAAGTAAGTCATTCCTTCTCTAACGATACGTTTCAATGGAGCACCAAAGCGTTTTAAAATTCTCAGGAACGCCCCTTTCGTAGATCACTACTATTTCAGTGCCCACTTGGTATATGGCTTTTTTATTTAGCAATTTCAGTCAGGAAAATGGCTACTCAAGCGTCACCTACACGTGTAAATACTGTTTATTACGAAGTAACTGAACACAACATAGTTCAAAGTCAGGATTGTTCTGCGACGTTAAATCCAGGAATTAGTCAGGGCCTTCCGAGCTCTTTGCATCATAATTTAGCCGGCTGTGCTTCAACATTAGCTCCTACACGCTACAACAGTATTGAAGACTATTGTTAGCCCTTAAGTGCATTTGTTGAACAATGGCCCTCTTGTTTAGCTTAATATTTAAGGTCTCACATCGCTCCAACCGCCTGTCAGGATTAGGATAAAAATGTTTCCGTGACGCTCGACGTGCCTTTGTCTGTGCAGGCTTATatgctttaaaataacattGTGTGTGCAACGTCAAGTGATAGGCGGTTCTCCATGACAGGGTTATACTCTTTAAAGTTTATGTTGATTGTCACAGGGGTTAGAAGCAATGGGAGTGCTTCACAACCCGTGTGCTCTGGCTTCCTCTACAACATGCAATAATGTGGAGTCAGATAATCTGTTTAGATATCTGTGTAAAGATAGATGTAAAGACATCCATATAGACTATAGGCTATACTTTTATTAGTTTAACATTACCACGAACGACAGtcttcagaaaagaaaatgtacatttgtaGGCTTAATGTCTTGGCTTTTGTTTTAGACCTCGTAAGGTGTACCTTGTAAACTGGCAACTGAGTGTATACAGTTCAGAGAGAGTATTCGAGAATCAGACTGCATAAATTAAAACAGTCTACAAACGTACTGATACTCACAGCTCGTCTGTCTTTGACTGATAAGAACCGATCCCAGAGACCTATATTACAGATTTTTAAACTGCTGAAACGACCATAATGAAGGAATAATAGTCCTGCGGGGTTAGTACTAAATATTTTATCTCATGGTTAGTTAatccttttcacatttcacaatcACATTTTAATATCTGCAGAATTGTTTATAAATATTGAGTCGAAGGCTCATTGTGTCCTTGGGCTTTTTCACAATAAGGTTCTCTGATCAGTTTGTAGACTCCTTAAACTCATGGGCATTGCTGGGtctgaagccaaaatatcagatgaactgacagaaaaataagtTACAGGCACATCTTTTAGTTTTTCTAAGGTAGTTGCTCCCTCAGGGTGAATTTTGAAGGttatttcaaaatgcaaattcaCCATACATGTTAAGTGGCAGTCTCGTGTCTAACACACACTGTCCCTTCCCTTATCTAAT
Encoded here:
- the msgn1 gene encoding mesogenin-1, producing MDLEVVSAKILSEWSSLGDDQDSLQSTSPESSIDSMCSSPEMCCSSGHQEVNEFPFGFAERRSTPTAQRLSKPKMSTKRRMKASEREKMRMRSLAEALHQLRDYLPPDYSKRGQPLTKIQTLKYTIEYINKLSDILSRA